The proteins below are encoded in one region of Gambusia affinis linkage group LG07, SWU_Gaff_1.0, whole genome shotgun sequence:
- the ccdc3b gene encoding coiled-coil domain-containing protein 3 codes for MGPLRRIMWIILGFVLAAGGTDGSWGCQLPHDWRPQTEACRAELAEIIVFAKVLALHKESYSVYNYLPWQHDTDLLFSAEIELLCDQSWGSMLEVPAGSRFNVSGLGYLPCFSYSVTENNNYYFFLRMDENYNIIPHGVNFQDPIFPDTPENHRMFASLFQFSNCTPGTQVHSFTPEWEAQEDSRLLCSTVQKALFEEEERVRTLSQRVRTLEKANGHLKEKVKTLKRLLRLAQRETTKEQQTLSLKQLHETKVAQTHPDQDTTQDQKNQELKKVPPKKLKT; via the exons ATGGGTCCTCTCCGACGCATCATGTGGATTATTCTGGGGTTTGTTTTGGCAGCTGGGGGCACCGATGGGAGCTGGGGATGTCAGTTACCCCACGACTGGAGACCGCAGACGGAAGCGTGCCGCGCTGAGCTGGCGGAGATCATCGTCTTTGCCAAGGTGCTGGCTCTACACAAAGAGTCCTACAGCGTGTACAACTACCTGCCGTGGCAGCACGACACAGACCTGCTCTTCTCCGCAGAGATCGAGCTGCTGTGCGACCAGTCCTGGGGCAGCATGCTGGAGGTCCCCGCTGGCTCCAGGTTCAACGTCAGTGGCCTGGGATACTTGCCTTGCTTCTCCTACAGCGTCACCGAAAACAACAACTACTACTTCTTTCTAAG GATGGATGAAAACTACAACATTATTCCACATGGAGTTAATTTCCAGGACCCCATCTTCCCCGACACTCCAGAGAACCACCGCATGTTTGCCAGCCTCTTCCAGTTCTCCAACTGCACACCTGGAACTCAAGTCCACAGCTTCACTCCAGAGTGGGAGGCTCAAGAGGACAGCCGG CTGTTGTGCTCCACAGTTCAGAAAGCTCTGTtcgaggaagaggagcgagtGAGGACTCTCTCCCAGAGAGTGCGTACTTTGGAGAAAGCCAATGGCCACCTGAAGGAAAAGGTGAAGACTCTGAAACGTCTCTTGCGTCTGGCCCAACGAGAAACCACAAAAGAGCAGCAAACTCTCAGCCTTAAACAGCTCCATGAGACAAAGGTGGCCCAAACTCACCCTGACCAGGACACTACCCAAGATCAAAAGAACCAAGAACTTAAAAAAGTCCCACCTAAGAAGCTAAAAACCTAG
- the LOC122834187 gene encoding zinc finger protein 77-like has protein sequence MTKLQFLNVFLTERLMLAAQEIYKSVEDTILEYQEEIAIRERENDHLRRRLRDAGIEIWPDRSSMALLEEEDSEHPRREWSPSMGHQERIPIQIKDKRDMRPNQGEDQLRGHGSCSTAENMFTPPRVANEYPQEGPHTSGLPQTQGVENRERDPASRNASRHVKGESGGGCHRGAASSGSGAQPLAPVNPNCSNENNIDIIGVENGGQMGSAKGAVTDPNRGQTPLMRNQGSNAMECPHQKSPLQGHMSSFCCKVCGEAFSHIGHLHVHVQVHTREKPYRCGVCGKCCSSSGRLQEHQRSHTGEKPFRCQICGKGFTQMAHLKVHMRIHTGEKPYSCPVCGKCFSRSDKIKRHLQTHSREGTYFSGQ, from the exons ATGACCAAACTTCAGTTTTTGAACGTCTTTTTGACTGAACGTCTTATGCTTGCCGCACAGGAGATTTACAAGTCTGTTGAGGACACAATTTTGGAGTACCAGGAGGAGATAGCGATCAGGGAGAGGGAGAACGACCATCTGAGACGGAGGCTCCGAGACGCTGGGATAGAGATATGGCCAG ATCGCTCGTCCATGGCGCTGTTGGAGGAAGAGGACAGTGAGCATCCCCGTCGAGAGTGGAGTCCAAGTATGGGACATCAAGAGCGTATTCCCATTCAGATCAAAGACAAACGAGACATGCGGCCCAACCAGGGAGAAGATCAGCTTCGAGGACATGGCTCCTGCAGCACAGCGGAAAATATGTTCACCCCCCCACGTGTAGCGAACGAGTACCCTCAGGAGGGTCCCCACACATCCGGCCTTCCTCAGACTCAGGGCGTGGAGAACAGGGAGAGAGATCCTGCATCTCGCAACGCGTCGAGGCACGTGAAGGGCGAGAGCGGCGGCGGCTGTCACAGAGGTGCCGCATCATCCGGCAGCGGTGCCCAGCCTCTTGCACCAGTCAACCCAAACTGCTCAAATGAGAACAACATCGACATTATTGGTGTTGAGAACGGTGGACAGATGGGCAGCGCCAAAGGAGCGGTGACCGACCCTAACCGAGGACAAACCCCTCTCATGAGGAACCAAGGGTCCAATGCCATGGAATGCCCCCATCAAAAATCTCCCTTGCAGGGCCACATGTCGTCGTTCTGTTGCAAAGTCTGCGGCGAGGCATTCAGTCACATCGGACACCTTCACGTCCACGTGCAAGTGCACACTCGAGAAAAACCTTACCGCTGCGGAGTGTGCGGAaaatgctgcagctcctccggCAGGCTTCAGGAGCACCAGCGGAGCCACACAGGAGAAAAACCCTTTCGCTGCCAGATTTGTGGGAAGGGCTTCACTCAGATGGCTCATCTGAAGGTCCACATGAGGATCCACACCGGAGAGAAGCCGTACAGCTGCCCCGTGTGCGGCAAGTGCTTTAGCCGCTCTGACAAAATCAAAAGGCACCTTCAGACGCACAGTCGGGAGGGGACCTACTTCTCGGGGCAGTAA